In the Diprion similis isolate iyDipSimi1 chromosome 2, iyDipSimi1.1, whole genome shotgun sequence genome, one interval contains:
- the LOC124414671 gene encoding ran-binding protein 9 produces the protein MIRHSKFENLVTCWAACGSSGSWPACFGEQQGELVVGSRMTKMAATSEERSAMEPSGTNSGQSQPTDRLKMLYPMVNEEETPLPRSWSPKDKFNYIGLSQNNLRVHYKGYGKTHKDAASVRTMHSIPAACGLYYFEVKIVSKGRDGYMGIGLSAHGVNVNRLPGWDKNSYGYHGDDGHSFCSSGTGQPYGPTFTTGDVIGCGVNLVDNTAFYTKNGHHLGIAFTDLPPNLYPTVGLQTPGEIVDANFGQAPFVFDIGDMINELRVRTRLQIIDYPTPDHGQGQWQSVLHKMVSTYLVHHGYCATAEAFANSTGQVFEEEINSIKNRQRILKLVLAGRMGEAIELTSRLYPGLLDRDPNLMFALKCRQFVEMVNGSDSEVCQTGSSENQTSVIQSTKAYNTKSSTNGSVEEMNLNNTLNGAGDQQIINGQIEDDVDMEENSVNGINGVKTGNGYQNGDLNTNGHKCENGGFEDMEVDNSNQNQQQNGNSSNNVDNPSSKSNKKLLCGGNKQAVEKMLEFGRQLYSQSIHLRQQHGKNDANKKMLQDAFSLLAYSNPWSSPVGWQLDSQQRETVCDRLNSAILESSNLPRRPPLEVAVSHARELVRLMSSAGLGACGFAVVDNIVQY, from the exons ATGATTCgacattcgaaattcgaaaatctaGTAACTTGTTGGGCCGCGTGTGGCAGCAGTGGCTCTTGGCCAGCCTGTTTCGGTGAACAGCAGGGAGAGCTAGTGGTGGGATCGAGAATGACAAAGATGGCAGCAACCAGCGAGGAGCGGAGCGCTATGGAGCCTTCAGGTACGAATTCAGGGCAAAGTCAGCCAACCGATCGTTTGAAGATGCTCTACCCGATGGTGAACGAAGAAGAAACGCCATTGCCGCGATCCTGGAGTCCAAAGGATAAATTCAACTACATAGGCCTGTCGCAAAACAACCTCCGTGTCCATTACAAAG gtTATGGAAAAACACATAAAGATGCAGCAAGCGTCCGCACAATGCATTCAATACCGGCAGCATGTGGCTTATATtattttgaagtaaaaatagtGAGCAAAGGTCGGGACGGTTACATGGGAATTGGTCTGTCTGCTCACGGCGTAAATGTAAACAGACTTCCTGGATGGGATAAAAATTCTTACGGTTACCACGGTGACGACGGGCACAGTTTTTGTTCATCCGGAACGGGTCAGCCTTATGGTCCGACATTTACAACAGGAGACGTTATTGGTTGCGGAGTAAATTTGGTGGATAACACCgctttttatacaaaaaatggaCATCATCTTGGAATAGCGTTCACTGACCTTCCT CCAAACTTGTATCCAACGGTCGGACTCCAAACACCAGGAGAGATCGTCGATGCAAATTTTGGTCAGGCTCCTTTCGTATTCGATATCGGTGACATGATCAATGAGCTGCGTGTCAGAACGCGATTGCAAATAATAGATTATCCAACGCCTGATCATGGCCAAGGACAATGGCAGTCTGTCCTACATAA aatggtATCGACGTATCTTGTTCATCACGGATATTGCGCGACTGCCGAAGCCTTTGCCAATAGCACTGGACAGGTCTTTGAAGAAGAGATAAATTCTATTAAGAATAGACAAA GAATTCTAAAGTTGGTTTTAGCGGGACGAATGGGTGAAGCTATAGAGCTAACAAGCAGGTTATACCCTGGTCTATTAGATCGAGATCCAAACCTTATGTTCGCCCTGAAGTGTCGTCAATTTGTCGAAATGGTAAATGGTAGTGATTCAGAGGTGTGCCAGACCGGCAGCAGCGAAAACCAAACTAGCGTTATACAATCGACCAAAGCATATAATACAAAATCATCGACAAACGGTAGTGTAGAAGAAATGAACTTAAATAATACTCTGAATGGTGCTGGAGATCAACAAATCATCAACGGGCAAATCGAGGATGACGTCGACATGGAAGAAAACAGTGTAAATGGCATCAATGGCGTTAAAACTGGGAATGGGTATCAAAATGGCGACCTAAACACTAACGGACACAAGTGTGAAAACGGGGGCTTTGAAGATATGG AGGTAGACAACTCAAATCAAAATCAGCAACAAAATGGCAATAGTAGTAACAACGTCGACAATCCGAGCAGTAAGAGTAACAAGAAATTACTGTGCGGAGGTAACAAGCAGGCGGTCGAAAAGATGTTGGAATTCGGAAGGCAGCTGTACTCCCAGTCTATACACCTAAGGCAACAGCACGGTAAAAATgatgcgaataaaaaaatgctcCAAGATGCATTTAGCTTGTTGGCATATTCGAACCCGTGGAGTTCGCCGGTTGGTTGGCAGTTGGATTCCCAACAGAGAGAAACTGTCTGTGATAGGCTGAACTCCGCGATACTTG AGTCCAGTAATCTACCACGACGACCCCCGCTCGAAGTTGCCGTCTCACATGCCAGAGAATTAGTTCGCTTAATGTCGAGTGCGGGTCTCGGTGCCTGTGGTTTTGCAGTTGTGGATAATATCGTTCAATATTGA
- the LOC124416322 gene encoding neuroglian-like translates to MIHLTVASIVPIALTILHVSALSPEITQPPTNGVTVDGKSVRIPCRVSGVPEPEVKWFKNGQELTAGRYRILESGDLEIDNVHFGDAGTYRCNALNKFGSEEASGNLEVKEHTTITDEPEDYEVAAGSTATFRCNAVTDLSLSLIIDWLRNGERIDFGTEQRFIMANDYSLTITKTIDSDSGTYTCVARTELDEAKAEATLMVQNVPEAPRLEVVMCDIHEANVQWVPTGDNRAPILRYTIQSKTSLNNDTWVVIKDDIPATAQNYTVPLTPWVEKAFRVLAWNKIGVSLPSQSSEACVTPPDVPHMNPKNVRAAGTNPHNMVIRWTVMPRTDRNGPGFKYRVFYKRDADGAEWTVTDINNWKLHKLQIDNLPTYQRYKIKIIAINDLGESRIAANEVFGYSGEDVPQQAPGNFTLLNVTGSTSALFSWSPVPEKSIRGKFRGYKIQTWTDKNTDENITEIHVNKDRTRFLFQKLVPFSKNYVRILAYNKRYYGPPSDTLSFETPEGVPGMVQSFDADPLGSGALNLTWAKPEHPNGILTGYRIYYETVSGTDLGPIREMRPSVTDPEATSVELHGLLPETTYRIHIRATTRAGEGEQYFIERSTDGPDTEDYYDE, encoded by the exons ATGATACATCTCACCGTGGCCTCCATCGTACCCATCGCGTTGACAATTCTGCATGTATCTGCTCTGAGT CCAGAAATTACACAGCCACCGACCAATGGGGTGACTGTAGATGGGAAAAGTGTTCGGATTCCCTGCCGCGTATCCGGTGTTCCGGAACCTGAAGTCAAATGGTTCAAAAATGGCCAAGAACTCACAGCAGGCAGATACCGCATCCTTGAATCCGGGGATCTTGAAATTGATAATGTCCACTTCGGCGATGCTGGGACCTACAGATGTAACGCATTAAACAAATTTGGCAGTGAGGAAGCCTCCGGTAATCTTGAGGTGAAAGAACACACGACCATCACCGATGAACCGGAAGACTACGAAGTTGCTGCTGGATCTACAGCAACATTCAG ATGTAATGCTGTGACAGATTTAAGTTTGTCACTGATTATTGACTGgctgcgtaacggagagcggaTAGATTTTGGCACTGAGCAGAGGTTTATTATGGCCAACGATTATTCATTGACCATTACAAAGACTATAGACTCAGATTCTGGAACATACACATGCGTCGCTCGTACAGAGCTAGATGAAGCAAAAGCTGAAGCTACATTAATGGTCCAAAATGTGCCGGAAGCACCTCGCTTAGAGGTAGTAATGTGCGATATACATGAAGCCAACGTCCAATGGGTCCCTACAGGTGACAATAGAGCTCCCATCCTTCGATACACCATCCAATCTAAAACCAGTTTGAACAATGACACGTGGGTGGTTATAAAGGACGATATTCCGGCCACAGCGCAAAACTACACCGTACCGCTGACACCCTGGGTCGAAAAGGCCTTCCGTGTTTTGGCGTGGAACAAAATAG GGGTGTCGTTACCATCGCAATCCAGCGAGGCTTGTGTCACTCCACCTGATGTCCCTCATATGAACCCGAAGAACGTTAGAGCTGCGGGAACAAATCCTCATAATATGGTCATTAGATGGACCGTGATGCCTCGGACAGATCGTAATGGGCCAGGGTTCAAGTACCGAGTGTTCTATAAGCGTGATGCAGACGGCGCAGAATGGACTGTTACAGATATAAACAACTGGAAATTGCACAAACTCCAGATAGACAATCTGCCGACTTACCAGCGGTACAAGATCAAAATTATCGCCATTAATGACCTGGGAGAGTCCAGGATAGCGGCGAACGAAGTCTTCGGCTACTCGGGAGAGGACG TGCCGCAACAAGCTCCGGGGAACTTCACGCTGTTAAATGTAACCGGAAGTACGAGTGCATTATTCTCATGGAGCCCTGTACCAGAAAAGTCGATTAGGGGAAAATTTCGGGGTTATAAAATCCAGACGTGGACAGACAAGAATACGGATGAAAATATAACCGAGATTCATGTGAACAAGGACAGGACCAGATTTCTGTTTCAAAAATTGGTGCCATTCAGCAAAAACTACGTGAGGATTCTTGCCTACAATAAAAG GTACTACGGCCCACCGTCGGATACGCTGAGCTTTGAAACACCTGAGGGAGTTCCAGGAATGGTCCAATCGTTCGACGCAGATCCTCTGGGATCTGGCGCGCTCAATTTAACCTGGGCAAAGCCTGAACATCCCAACGGAATTCTCACCGGGTATAGAATTTACTACGAAACCGTTTCAGGCACAGATTTGGGTCCCATTCGGGAGATGAGACCGTCCGTCACGGACCCAGAAGCGACTAGTGTCGAGCTACATGGGTTGTTACCAGAAACTACCTACAGAATTCATATTCGAGCCACGACAAGAGCTGGGGAAGGTGAACA ATACTTTATCGAACGATCAACAGACGGCCCAGACACAGAAGATTATTATGACGAATAA
- the LOC124415233 gene encoding neuroglian-like: MEHLIVALILSFELITVLQVSAQIQYPPKITKQPPTNEQFFQTAEPMVKGRDLILECEAEGNPAPTYRWRKNGRHFEWQTYAIHISQRPGKGTLVISKPRAEDVGQYQCIAENALGTAISNSVFMRKAELDYPKDIQSAIMTANEGDPFKLTCQSPTGPPKPLIYWLKRYPNGSTALINDSRMTTDPEGNLWFTNVTRNDASDMISYICAVSSEFKAEYKLSPPVLLNVERTGLPANNNTREPVQQYVTIKNKAALQGRTVELYCIFDGTPVPQTVWKKNGEILESSERMTVRNDGKSLFIRHVVFEDEGTYTCNVSNGVGDPKSYSINLQVQSFPYFTVEPETITAVENESAEFRCDAGGVPGPEIRWIHNGRPVQESTYNPRRKVSANSIVIENLVRNDTGNYGCNATNSLGYVYKDVFVNVLALPGPQITQPPIDQTTVIGKTVRFTCRFVGGYEPRLEWRIQSWTLWGHRFSTLNSGDLEIRNVDAWNAHTYTCHVFNSFSSVEASATLVVKNKTIIVEKPEDYEGAIGSTARFRCIAVSDSSLKLRIDWLRSGKQIDFETESRFVKSNDNSLTITEIIASDLGTYTCVAKTELDETRAEAILMIQEVPRPPRLKVVNCRINEADIHWVPTMNSNGAADILRYTIQFQTSFSPARWEIARDNVSASAQIYTVPLSPWTKYKFRVVAWNEIGASLPSSPSKVCATPPDLPHKNPDNVRGVAAKPQGFVIRWAMMPEIEHNGPEFKYQVYFKKDIPGTDWTRLAILNWTVEQIRVTDQPPNQRYKVKVTAMNYLGESWARPTEIIVDSAGA, translated from the exons ATGGAACATCTCATCGTGGCCTTAATCTTATCCTTCGAGCTGATTACGGTTCTACAAGTATCTGCGCAGA TACAATATCCACCAAAAATAACGAAGCAGCCGCCAACAAATGAACAGTTCTTTCAAACCGCTGAACCAATGGTAAAAGGCAGAGATCTTATCCTAGAATGTGAGGCTGAAGGCAACCCTGCGCCAAC GTATCGTTGgagaaaaaacggaagacaTTTCGAGTGGCAAACGTACGCAATTCACATCTCACAGCGACCTGGTAAAGGAACATTGGTAATATCGAAACCGCGAGCCGAAGACGTAGGTCAGTATCAATGCATAGCCGAAAACGCTTTGGGAACCGCAATATCGAATTCGGTATTCATGCGAAAAGCGGAGCTCGACTATCCGAAAGACATCCAATCGGCCATAATGACTGCAAACGAGGGAGACCCATTCAAACTGACTTGCCAGTCTCCAACCGGACCACCCAAGCCACTGATATACTGGTTGAAACGGTATCCAAACGGAAGTACAGCCTTGATCAACGATTCCAGAATGACCACCGATCCTGAGGGAAATCTTTGGTTCACTAACGTGACTAGAAACGACGCTTCGGACATGATTTCTTACATTTGTGCAGTCAGTTCGGAGTTCAAGGCCGAGTACAAGCTGAGTCCTCCTGTCTTGTTAAATGTTGAGCGAACGGGATTGCCAgcaaataataatacacgAGAGCCAGTACAGCAGTACGTTACCATAAAGAATAAGGCTGCTTTACAAGGTAGAACAGTGGAACTGTACTGCATTTTTGACGGCACTCCTGTTCCGCAGACAGTGTGgaagaaaaatggtgaaatatTGGAAAGCAGCGAGCGGATGACGGTGAGGAACGACGGAAAATCGTTGTTCATAAGACATGTTGTATTCGAGGATGAGGGAACGTACACTTGCAACGTATCGAATGGAGTCGGCGATCCAAAGTCGTACTCGATTAACCTCCAAGTCCAATCTTTTCCTTATTTCACTGTCGAACCAGAAACCATAACTGCAGTGGAGAACGAGAGCGCGGAGTTTAGGTGCGATGCTGGTGGTGTTCCTGGGCCTGAAATCAGGTGGATCCATAACGGGAGGCCTGTTCAGGAGTCGACGTATAATCCGAGAAGGAAAGTATCTGCGAATTCGATTGTCATTGAGAACCTGGTCAGGAATGACACTGGGAACTACGGATGTAACGCTACGAACTCTCTAGGTTATGTTTACAAAGACGTTTTTGTTAACGTCTTGGCTT TGCCAGGTCCACAAATTACACAGCCACCAATCGATCAGACGACTGTCATTGGAAAAACCGTCAGGTTTACCTGCCGTTTTGTAGGTGGTTACGAACCTCGACTCGAATGGCGAATACAGAGTTGGACATTATGGGGACACAGATTCTCCACCCTTAACTCCGGCGACCTCGAAATTAGAAATGTCGACGCTTGGAATGCGCACACCTACACATGTCACGTATTCAACAGCTTTAGCTCTGTTGAAGCCTCTGCTACTCtcgttgtgaaaaataaaactatcaTTGTTGAGAAACCTGAAGACTACGAAGGCGCTATCGGGTCTACGGCAAGGTTTAG GTGTATCGCTGTATCAGATTCAAGTTTGAAACTGAGAATCGACTGGCTGAGAAGTGGAAAGCAAATAGATTTTGAAACGGAGTCAAGATTCGTCAAGAGCAATGATAATTCCTTGACAATTACAGAGATCATAGCATCGGATTTAGGAACGTACACTTGCGTGGCTAAAACAGAGTTGGACGAAACAAGGGCTGAGGCTATATTGATGATTCAAGAAGTGCCAAGACCTCCTCGCCTGAAAGTGGTTAATTGCAGAATAAACGAAGCCGACATCCATTGGGTCCCTACAATGAATAGCAACGGTGCTGCCGACATTCTGCGGTACACCATACAATTTCAAACTAGCTTTAGTCCCGCGAGATGGGAAATTGCTCGAGACAATGTTTCAGCCTCCGCCCAAATCTACACCGTGCCTCTATCGCCTTGGACCAAGTACAAGTTTCGAGTTGTGGCCTGGAACGAAATAG GAGCTTCGTTACCATCGTCACCCAGCAAGGTTTGTGCCACTCCACCAGATTTGCCTCACAAAAATCCCGACAATGTCAGAGGCGTGGCAGCTAAGCCACAGGGATTTGTGATTCGATGGGCCATGATGCCCGAGATAGAGCACAATGGGCCAGAATTCAAGTACCAAGTGTACTTTAAGAAAGACATACCCGGCACGGATTGGACAAGGCTGG CTATACTCAACTGGACTGTAGAACAGATTCGGGTAACGGATCAGCCACCCAACCAGCGATATAAGGTCAAAGTTACTGCCATGAATTACCTCGGAGAGTCCTGGGCAAGGCCTACTGAAATCATAGTCGACTCTGCAGGTGCATGA